CATGAAGCGGGCGCCTACATCTTTAAATGCCAGGGTAGGGCCATGAAATAATTCCAGTGCATAGGTATGACCGGTTACTTTCTGAATCGGAAACGGAAAATGCAAGGTGTCTTTTACGATCTTCAGGAGCGCCTCTTCTGGAATTTCATCTCCCACAAAAGGACGGATCACTTTATAGCCAATCTCATGGTCCGTATAGTCGTGCAGGTTAGCAATGAAATCTTTGTCGAGCGTAGGAATCTGTTCTGGAAAATATAGTCCTTTATCCGGCGCTATCCCTTGTACAACGGCTGTTTCGAAGGATACCTGCTGCTGTTGGTTTTGTAAACTGAAATATTGCATGAATCGTTGGTTAAAGGGTTAATCAATCACTTTTACGCCGGCTGTATTAATACGGGAAACATAGATTTTATAATCTACTCCCAGCGGCGCATACACGGTATCCATCATGGCAGCCACATTACGGGCGTTTTCTTCGCCTTTGCTGAGCATGAATACAGAGGGGCCGGAACCGGAGATACCGCCTCCCAGTGCACCTGCTTCCTTGCATTTTAATTTGAGTTCATAGAATGCCGGGATGAGGATAGCCCGCACCGGCTCTACGATCACATCTTCGAGTGAACGGCTGATCAGGTCATAGTCTTCCTGGTATAAAGCTGCTACCAGTGCGCCTACGTTGCCCCACTGCCGGATGGCGTCCGTCATCAGCACTTTCTGCTTCAGGATTTCACGGGCATCTGAGGTCTTTACTTCTATCTGCGGATGGATGACGGTCACCCATAATTCTTCCGGGGTATGTAAAGAGGTAATATCCAATGGGCGATAGCTCCTCACAAGGGTAAAGCCGCCGAGGATGGCCGGCGCCACGTTGTCCGCATGAGCGGAGCCACAGGCCAGTCTTTCTCCTTCCATCGCAAAACGCACCAGTTGCTTTTTGGTGAAAGGCTCTCCCAGCAGGTGGTTTACGCCTACTACCGCGCCCGCGCTACTGGCGGCGCTGGAGCCGATACCGCTACCGGGATGGATCTTCTTAAAAATTTCTATCTCAATACCAAGATCCGGTTGTTCATATTTCTGTAACAGCGCCTGTACGGCTACGCTGGCCACATTTTTGGCCGGGTCGGTTGGCAGGTCTGCGCCATGTATAGCTGTGATGCGGATACCCGGTTCACTGCTCCTTCGTAAGATCATTTCATCGCCCGGCGCGTCCATAGCCAATCCTATAACATCAAAACCACAGGCAACATTGGCAACGGTGCCGGGAGCAAATACTTTTATACAATCCATAAGGGTGTTTAAGTACGATTAATTTAGCAATTGATTTTTATGTATGCAACCTCCTTCGGAATAATTTAATGTTGATATAACGCTGTTATCCCTTGTGGCTGGTTACAGCCGGGCCGACCGGATAATATCTGCAAATATGCCGGATGCCGTTACATCTGCACCTGCACCAGCTCCTTTTACGATAAGGGGCTGCTCCTGATAACGGCTGGTGGTGTAAAGTACAATATTGTCTTTGCCTTCCAGCTTAAAGAAAGGATGATCAGCAGCCACACTTTGCAACCCTACAGATGCTTTCCCTTCTGCATAGCTGGCTACAAATTTCAGGCGTTTGCCTTCACTGCTGGCCATTGTATACAGGTCGCGGAAGTGCGTGGCGTGTACGTCCAGTTCATCGTAGAATGCCGCTACAGATGGTGCATCCAGGCAGGCGGCCGGCAGGAACGAGTGATTCGTGATATCGTCCATTTCAATAGCAGCACCACTTTCACGCGCCAGGATCAGGATCTTGCGCATTACATCTTTACCACTGAGGTCAATACGTGGATCCGGTTCCGTGTAACCCTCATCCTGCGCGGCTTTTACTACCTCGCGGAAGCTGGCACCGTTTACAAAATGGTTAAACACGAAATTCAGGCTACCGGATAAAACAGCTTCTATACTATGAATCCTGTCGCCACTTCTGATAAGGTCATTCAGGGTATTGATAACCGGCAAACCCGCTCCTACGTTGGTTTCGAACAGGAAAGAAGCGTTGAACTTACGGGCCAGGTCTTTCAGTTGTTTGTAATAGGCGTAGTCAGAAGAACAGGCTATTTTATTACAGGTCACCACAGAGATCCCATGTTGTAAGAACTCGTGATAAACGGCGGCTACCTCGCTGCTGGCGGTGTTATCCACAAATACGCTGTTGCGCAGGTTCATCGATTTTATCTGTTCTACAAAAGCGGGAATATCCATTTTACCGCCTTGCGCCAGTTGGTTCCGCCAGTCATGCAAACCAATTCCATATTCACTTACCAGGGTATTTTTACTGTTGGCCAGTCCGGCCACTCTTATCTGTAATCCCAGTTCTTCCTGGAGGTAATGTTGTTGTTGCTCCAGTTGTTCCAGCAGCTTGCTGCCCACGTTGCCTACACCGGCTACGAACAGGTTTACCTGTTTGAGCGGCGTTTCAAAGAAGGCTTCATGGATCAGGTTCAGTGCTTTTTTTACATCTGTTTTATTAATCACTGCCGAAATATTTTTTTCTGTAGATCCCTGTGCAATAGCCCTTACATTGACACCGTTCCTGCCCAGGGTGCCGAATAATTTTCCGCTGGTACCGTGGTGGTTCTTCATTTTATCTCCCACTACGGCTACGATGGCAAGGTCTTTTTCTACCTGCAGGGGAGCGATGCGTTTTTCCTGTATTTCATGGGAGAATTCGCTGTCTACCGCTGTTTTAGCCATCAGCATATCTGTATCGTGAATGCCTACGGTAATAGAATGTTCCGAAGAACTCTGAGTAATCAGGATAACGTTGATGTGTTCCCGTAAGAGTGATTCAAACAATCTTTTGGAGAAGCCGGGGATGCCTACCATACCACTTCCTTCGAGGGTGAGCAGGGCAATATGTTGTATGCCGGAGATGCCGGTTACGGGGAAACTGCGTTCCTCGCTGTCCTGTATAAGGGTGCCGTAATCTTCCGGGGCAAAAGTATTTTTTATGCGGATCGGAATCCGTTTATCCATCACCGGTTGTATGGTAGGCGGGTAAATGACTTTGGCGCCGAAGTGCGACAGCTCCATCGCTTCTGCATAAGAGATGTGGGCAATAGGGAGGGCCTGTGATACGAGGCGGGGATCGGCGGTCATCATGCCGCTTACATCCGTCCATATATCCAGTGCTTCCGCCTGAACAGCAGCAGCTATGATAGCGGCGGTATAGTCGGAGCCGCCACGGCCCAGTGTAGTGGTTTCACCATCAGCACTGTTGGCCACAAAGCCTGGCAGTACTACATAGTCGGCAGTTAACTGGTCAAAATATTGTGTGATGTTATGATTGGTCACTTCGAAGTCGACAGCGGCATGACCGAAATTTTTATCGGTAACGATCAGCTCACGGCTATCTTTGCAGACAGCTGAAAAACCTTGTTGTTTCAGCTTTTCGGCTACGATTACACAGGAGATCAGTTCTCCGTAGCTCATCACTTTATCGAGGGTGCGCAGACTCAGTTCACCTACCTGGAAGATGCCGTCACACAGATTTTCGAGGGCATTCAGCTTTTTCTTCAGCTGGCTGATCATACTGCTTTGTGCAGTGATAGGGAACAGTTCACGGATCGTACCCAGGTGCCTGGTTTCGATTTCCTGTAATAAGGTTTTGTATGCTTCCTGTCCTTCACCTGCGAGTTGTCCGCAGCGTATAAGCTTGTCCGTTGTACCGCCAAAGGCAGAGACTACAATGGCATATTTCCCGGCTGGTTTATGATGTCGTAATATTTGGCAAACCTGTTCTATTGCTTTGGCGCTTCCGACAGAAGTGCCGCCAAATTTTAATACTTGCATACAAAGTAAAGTTTATACGTAGAAAAGTTCCGGACCTTCCCGGCTGTGTACCACCGTAGTGGTCGTTGGATCATATGTGAAAACTAACCCCGCAGTGGGGTTGTAATTGTGGACGTGATAATAGTGCTCATGCATCCTTGCTGAGAGGAAGAAGTGGGAGAGAATTGATATGTGATTACTGGTAGCACTATTGTTTTATGACGATTATGCAACAAAAGTCTACAATTCCACCGGTAAATAAAAGTAAAAAGACGATATTTTGAAATATTTTAAAATTATCAGATTTTATTAGTTATTGATTAATTTTAATCAATATTGTTAGTTAAGGACGTAGCTGTTATTGTTTTTCTTGAATTTAATTTAGAGAGATGATTGATGTTGCTATCTAAAGGGTGGTGTTTTAAAGACAAATTAATGACAAATGGACAAAATAGCCAGTAAACATTGCTTCCCACCGGCGTAATATTTTTCGGGGGTTTGCATGAAATAGCTTTAACTTTAATCGTCTAAAACTACCACTACTTGTTCATTTCCTTGAAATATACAAGCAATAGTCAACGTAACTACTACTTTCTCATGGCAACACTTGCCATGGATTCGACTTTCGCATAACCTTCCCAAACAGCCGCTGCCGGCTGCTCTTCCTTTTAATATAGCGTAACTTTGTAAGGGTGATTTCTTTTAGTTGTTATCCTGCATATGCGTACATCCTTACCGGCATATATTTTCAACAGATGCACGTCGTGCTGTGTTATAATATACAATCATACACTCATTCAATCTATCATGATACCAAACAATTTTCCTCAATCAACCCGTCATGCCACACTATCATAAGCTAGGACAGATACCGCACAAGCGCCATACCCAGTTCCGCAAACCGGATGGCACCCTGTATTCGGAGCAGTTGTTTTCCACAGAAGGATTCTCGTCTCATTCTTCCCTGTTATATCATTGTCACCCGCCTACAGAGATTGTAAAAGTAGATGAACCCTACAGCGTGGCTCCCCGCATTGCGGAAGAAAAAATGCTGAAACACCGCAGCTTCCAGGGATTTAATATAAAACCGGTAGATGATTTCCTGGAAAGCCGCAAAGCTGTGCTGGTCAATAATGACCTGCATATTGTACTGGCCGCCCCCCGCAAAAGCATGGTGGATTATTTCTATAAAAATGCCGATGCGGATGAAATGATCTTTGTTCATGAAGGCAGTGGCGTGCTTAAAACGCAGTACGGTCAACTGGCATTCGGTTATGGCGATTACCTGGTAATCCCCCGTGGTACCATTTACCAGGTTAGTTTTGCTACGGAAAACAACCGCCTGTTTATCGTAGAGTCGTTTAGCCCACTCCGTTATCCCAAAAAATACCTGAGCAAATACGGGCAGCTGCTGGAACATTCCCCTTATTGTGAAAGAGACATCCGACAGCCACAGGACCTCGAAACCATCGACCAGGAAGGCGATTTCCTGATCCGCATCAAAAAGAAAGGGATCGTGTATCCTATTCATTACAAACATCATCCCTTTGATGTAATCGGATGGGATGGATGCGAATATCCGTTTGCCTTTTCTATCCACGATTTTGAACCGATCACCGGGCGGGTGCATCAGCCCCCGCCGGTGCATCAGACTTTTGAAGGAACCAACTTCGTGGTTTGCTCCTTCTGCCCGCGTTTATTTGACTACCATCCGCTGGCGGTACCTGCGCCGTATAATCACAGTAATATTGATAGCGATGAACTTTTATATTATGTAGACGGCGATTTTATGAGCCGTAAGCATGTTACACGCGGCATGATCACCCTGCATCCGGCCGGTATCCCGCATGGGCCGCATCCCGGTGCAGTAGCGAAAAGCATTGGCGCAAAAGAAACAAATGAACTGGCCGTGATGGTTGACACTTTTCATCCCCTGCAGATCACAGCAGCTGCATTGGATATTGAAGATGACAACTATGTCATGAGCTGGGCAGAATAAAGAAAGAGCAACAACCCATCATTCATACCAAAACAATTGAAATCATGGAAACTGCAGTAATAAACAGTGCCAGCTTAAACGATCAGCATGATTTTTTACCCCTCAACGGTACCGACTATGTTGAGTTTTATGTAGGCAATGCCAAACAGGCCGCCTATTATTATAAAACCGCTTTCGGCTTTCAGGCAGTGGCCTATGCCGGGCCGGAGACAGGCGTGAGAGACAGGGTTTCCTATGTCCTGGTGCAAAACAAACTGCGTTTTGTGTTAACCACTTCTTTATTGCCGGATAGTGAAATTTCCCGGCACGTTACCCGGCATGGCGATGGTGTGAAGGCGCTGGCGCTCTGGGTAGACGATGCCCGCGCAGCTTATGAAGAAACGGTGAAACGTGGTGCAGCTCCATACCAGGAGCCACTCATAGAAGAAGATGAATCCGGTGAAGTGATCAGCAGCGGTATCCACACTTACGGCGATACCGTACATCTTTTTATAGAGCGTAAAAACTACCATGGATTATTCAGACCCGGTTTTAAAGCACTGACCTCCAGCTACAATCCAGCGGAAACAGGATTGCTGTATGTAGATCATTGTGTGGGCAATGTGGGCTGGCATGAAATGGATACCTGGGTGGAATTTTACGAACGGACGATGGGCTTCCGCAACCTCATCTCTTTTGATGACAGCGATATCTCCACCGAATACTCCGCCCTCATGAGCAAGGTAATGAGTAACGGCAACGGGCGTGTGAAATTTCCTATTAATGAACCGGCAGAAGGCAAGAAGAAATCACAGATCGAAGAATACCTGGATTTCTATGGCGGTCCGGGTGTTCAGCACGTGGCCATCGCCACCAACGATATTGTAAAAACGGTAAAAGAACTGCAAAGCAGGGGCGTTGAATTCCTGAAAGTACCGTCCTCTTATTATGAAACCCTGCTGGACAGGGTAGGTAAGATCGATGAAGCTATTGCGCCGCTGCAGCAGCTGGGCATCCTGGTAGACCGGGACGACGAAGGATACCTGTTGCAGATCTTTACCAAGCCAATCCAGGACCGGCCAACCGTATTTTTTGAAATCATCCAGCGCAAAGGCGCCCAGTCGTTTGGCAAAGGCAACTTCAAGGCCCTGTTTGAATCTATAGAAAGAGAACAGGCCCTGCGCGGTAACTTATAGGTTTGTTACACTTCTACTGAGAACCCTGCATATTAACCCGCTGTCCGTTCCGGCGAGGGCCGGAACGGAATTTTAACCCCGGTATCCGCTTAAATCATTCACATAAATTAATGACGTTGAATCATCGTCATTTTTACCCAGGGTTAAAACCCTGGGCTACCAATATACGGTCCCTCCGGGACCGATCGGAGCGAGCATCCGGCGAAGAACTCATTTATTACCAGGCAGTTACCGGTAGTTTCGTTACCAGGTTTATTTTATCTCTCTAAAAAAATATTTTGATATCATAAATATATGTTATTTTTAATATATCTAAGCGTGACTGAAAAACCGTTTTTACTGATTACACTTTAACCATCAACACCTATCCTATGTCCAACAAATCAATTGCCCGTGGGGCTACCTATGCTGTATTATTATCGTCGCTGGCCTTTTTTTCAGCTTTCCGTGCGTACAAAGACAGCCCGCAAAGCACTTATCTTCATAAAATATCTTCGCCTGCGGGTCAAACCACCATGGAGTACAATGCTGACAGGACCATCCGGAAAATTGTACAGCTCCATACTTCAGATGACATCAGTTACAGCGATGTTCAACTACCTGTATATGAAAATGGTCGTTTGGTAAGCACGCTTTCCTCTGACGATGAACAGGCAGTGACCGGAGATATTAATACCACTTATGACTATTATGCTGCAGCCGATAAAATAGCAAAGGTGAGCTACTACCGCGACAATGCCGTGTATGCTTATGACTCACTGACCTACGATGAAGCGGGCAAAATGAGTGTACGTTACCAGTTTAACCGGAATGCAGCTGGCAATGCCTGGGAAAATACCGGCTACCAGCAATATGCCTGGGATAAAACGGGAGACGTAATACAGATGGATACGTACGCTAAACAGCCTGGCTATTCCAGATTCAGGGTTGTTTCTTCTATCAGTTACAGCTATGATAATAAACAGAATCCGCAGCAACAGCAGCCGGAACTGGCCTATATACTGGACGCCACCGCTGCCACGCTGTCTGCCCACAACGTACTGACAGAAAGTATCAGCACACCGCGCTCATCACGCGTGATCACCAATCGTTATACCTATACCTATAACGCCGGTAAATTCCCGGTACATGCCACGTTCAATGCTGGTCTGGATGGGGAAACCGTGAAACTGGAATGGGTGAAACTGTAATAATTGCAATAATGTAATAAACGTTTAACTTTACAGGCAATATAAAATAAACTGTTCCGTTTTTTATGAGCATGCAAACGCTGTTTGGGGTACTTTTTCTATTAGCTGGAATTTTTCAGGCATTTAGCGCCATTCTCATCTATCAGGGCCACAAACATTATATTTTAAAGATCGCCAACAGGAAGGTGGGCATGGTAATATATTTTATTTTTGCCTTGTTATTGTTCTATTTTGCCTATGAAAACCTGGCTTAAAAAATTAAAATTTTGTTAAATCAGCTATGAAGCGTCTTATAGTTTTAGTCTTGATGATGTGGTGTGCAGGTCAAACATCTGCCCAACAGTCTTTCCTCGATAATCAGAAAATGTTTCCCAAAGTGGGAGAAGCTTATCGTGAAAAAGAGGAGCTGCTGAAAAAGGAGTTTGCGAAGAAAGGACTGGCTTATCCCGCCAGGTATATGTTTGTGCGTTCCTTTAAGCTGGACAGTGAAATGGAGATCTGGGTGAAAAACAATGCAGCTGATACATTCCAGCTTTTTAAATCCTACCGGGTGTGTACCCTGTCGGGTAAGATGGGGCCCAAAAGGAAAGAAGGCGACCGCCAGGTGCCGGAAGGGTTCTATTATATTAATGACTTCAATCCAAATAGTAACTATCACTTATCACTCGGGATCAACTATCCCAATTTCTCCGACCGTATCCTGAGCGATGCCAAAAGGCCAGGGGGTGAAATCTATATTCACGGCAACTGCATTACAGTAGGATGTATTCCATTGACAGACGAGTTTATCGATGAAGTGTATATCCTGGCCGTAAATGCCAAGAATGCAGGTCAGGACTTTATCCCGGTGCATGTTTTCCCGGTAAAGTTCGGTAATGTCAGGTCTATGGATTACCTCGGTAATGTTTCGCTGACAGATAATTCATCCCAACAGTTCTGGGTAGAACTTAAAACGGCATACGACTATTTTGAAAAACACCATCGCCTGCCGGTAGTACTGGTAGACGATAAAGGCAAATACATCATGTGACCAGGATTATAGTGATTATAAAGATTTACAGGATTGAACAAGGAGAATAGTGCGGATATCTTCGCCTGCATCTCCAGGTTCAATCCTGTAAATCTTTATAATCCTGGTACAATCTTGTCTTTTATTTGTTTTTTAGATTTTTTTTTTGAAACTTGTTCGAAGGTCAAATCAATTTACTATTTATGCACAGAAGAGACGCAATCAGGAATGTGGCGATTTTGTTGGGTACTGCCATTTCCGCTTCCACGTTGTCAGCCCTTGAGAGCTGTACAGGGTCCGCTCCCAAAAACTACGAGTTACAAAAGCCAGCTACCAAAGCACTACTGGCTGAGATCGCGGAAACCATTATACCAACGACTAACACACCTGGCGCTAAAGCCGCAGGGGTGGATGAGTTTATCATCGTTATGATGAACGATTGCTACCAGAAGAAGGATCAGGAAGTTTTCCTGGAGGGGTTGAAGAAAATTGACGTCGCCAGTACAGAGAAGTTCAAAAAAAGCTTCATGGACATCACGCCGGAACAACGCACTGAACTGCTTACGCAGATCGAGCAGGAACGCGTGGATTACAACAAACGGAAAGATAAAAAAGAAGGTGACCCTACTCACTACTTCCAATACCTGAAAGAGCTGACGCTCCTTGGGTATTTCACTTCCAAACCAGGTGCTACAGAAGCATTGCGTTATGTACCGGTTCCAGGTAAGTACGAAGGCTGTATCCCTTACAAAAAAGGGGATAAAGCGTGGGCAGTATAATGCTGTAACCATCAGCCGCTGGCCGGGGTTTTCCGGCAGGTGTTTGCAATACCCGCTCTCCGGTATACCGGCAGCTGCCAGGTTTATAGCACAATCCTTTACTTTTTAAATCCAATAATCCATGAACCTGAATATAAAAGCGCAGGAACAGAACACCTACGATGCGATCGTGATCGGCTCCGGTGTGAGTGGTGGCTGGGCTGCCAAAGAATTGACCGAAAAAGGTCTGAAAGTGTTAATGCTGGACCGTGGTAAGCCACTGGAACACGTGAAAGACTATGATACCGCTACCAAAGATCCGTGGGAATTTAAACACCGCGGCCGTATAACCGTAGAACAGCGGGAAACCCATCCCAAGCTGAGCCGCGACTATCCTTATAGTGAACACAACGAAAAATTCTGGATCAACGATTCAGAAAGTCCATACAACGAGGTAAAACGTTTTGACTGGTACCGCCCGGATATTGTGGGTGGTAAATCCATTATGTGGGGCCGTCAGTCGTACCGCCTGAGCGACATCGATTTTGAAGCCAACCTGAAAGATGGTATCGCCGTAGACTGGCCTATCCGTTATAAAGATATTGCTCCCTGGTACGATTATGTAGAGAAATTTGCAGGTATCAGCGGAACAAAGGAAGGCTTGCCACAATTACCTGACGGACAGTTTATGCCCGCCATGGAAATGAACTGTGTAGAGAAAGATGTAAAGAAAAGTGTGGAAACCGCCTTCAAGGGCCGTATCATCACCATGGGACGTGTAGCGAATATCACGCAGCCGCTTCCCGGCCGTGAGGCGTGCCAGTTCCGTAACCTGTGTAGCCGCGGTTGTCCTTTCGGCGCTTATTTCAGTACACAATCATCTACGCTGCCAGCAGCAGTAGCTACCGGCAACCTTACGCTCCGCCCTGACTCCATCGTAAATTCAATTATCTATGATGAGAAAGCAGGAAAAGCGACCGGCGTAAAAGTGATCGATAAGCACACCAAGGAAATGGTGGAATACTATGCTAAAATCATCTTTATCAATGGTTCTACGCTGGGCTCTACTTTTGTGATGATGAACTCCACATCTTCCCGCTTCCCTAACGGATTGGGTAATGACAGTGGCGTACTGGGCAAATACCTGATGGATCACCATTTCCGTACAGGGGCTTCCGGTACCGCAGATGGTTATGATGATAAATACTTCTTTGGCCGTCGCGCTAACGGGATCTATGTACCCCGTTATCGTAACATCGGCAAAGATAAACGTGATTATCTCCGTGGTTTCGGTTACCAGGGTGGCGCCAGCCGCCAGGGTTGGAGCCGTGGTATTGCAGAAATGGGCGTAGGTAAAGACTTCAAAGAAATGCTGACCGAACCAGGCAAATGGAGCATGGGATTAGGTGGCTTCGGTGAATGCTTACCTTATGAAGATAACAGGGTTACCCTCGATACATCTGTAAAAGATGCATGGGGACAACCAGTGCTGAAATTTGACGCTGAGTTTAAGGAGAATGAAAAGAAAATGCGTGTAGACATGATGAATGACGCAGCAGAAATGCTGGAAGCTGCCGGTATCAAGAACGTCAAAACTTATGACAACGGTTCTTATCCTGGTATGGCTATTCATGAAATGGGTACTGCACGTATGGGTCGCGATCCTAAAACATCCGTACTCAATGGTTACAACCAGATGCACGCCGTAAAGAATGTGTTCGTTACAGATGGTGCCGCCATGACTTCCACTGCATGTGTGAACCCATCCCTCACTTACATGGCCCTGACAGCACGTGCCGCTGATTATGCTGTGAAAGAACTGAAGAAAGGCAATATCTAATATTTGGGGATTTTGGAATTTGGAGATGTAGATATTTTGTTGAAATACTACATCTCTGAATTCCAAAATCTCTAAATCATAAAATGATTTTATGAATCTTAATATAAAAGCGGATAAGGAAAATAAATACGACGCAATCGTTGTAGGTTCCGGTATCAGCGGTGGATGGGCTGCAAAAGAGCTTTGTGAAAAGGGGCTGAAAACACTGGTATTGGAAAGAGGCCGTAACGTGGAGCACGTAAAGGACTATACCACTGCTATGATGGCGCCCTGGGAGTTCAAACACCACCTGAATACGACCAATGAGATGCGCGAAAATCATCCTATTCAGAGCCGCTGCTATGCTTTTGATGAAGCTACGCAACAGTTCTGGGTAAATGATAACGAGAATCCCTACAACGAAGTAAAACCTTTCAACTGGCTGCGTGGCTACCACGTAGGCGGACGTTCCCTCATGTGGGGACGGCAGGTGTATCGTTGGAGTGACCTGGATTTTGAAGCGAATGGAAAAGACGGGCATGGTGTAGACTGGCCTATCCGTTATAAAGATATTGCGCCCTGGTACGAATACGTGGAAAGATATATCGGTGTAAGCGGACAGGCAGAAGGTTTGCCGCAACTACCCGATGGTGTATTCCTTCCACCTATGGAAATGAACTGCCTGGAAAAACATGTGGCAGCGCGTATCAAAGAAAAGTACAACGACCGCATCATGACGATTGGTCGTGTAGCACACCTGACCAAAGGGTTGAAAGACCGCGGTCCTTGTCAGTACCGTAACCTTTGTGCACGTGGTTGTCCGTATACCGGCTACTTCAGCAGCAACGGTGTAACATTACCTGCAGCAGCTGCAACCGGCAACATGACCCTGCGCCCTGATTCCATTGTACTGGAAGTGCTGTATGACAAAGATAAAAGTAAAGCAACCGGTGTAAGGGTGATGGACTCCCATACTTTACAAACGGTAGAATATTATGCAGATGTCATTTTCCTGAACGGTTCCACCTTAGGCACCAGCTGGATCATGCTGAACTCTATATCTGACCGTTTCCCGAATGGTTTCGGTAATGATAGCGGACAGTTGGGTCATAACCTGATGGATCACCACTTTGGCGTAGGCGCCGGTGGCGAATTTGATGGCTTTGAAGACCAGTATTTCAACAGCGGTCGCCGGCCTAACGGCGTGTATATTCCGCGCTTCCGTAACACCAATAGCAAAACCATGCAAAAAGATTACGTGCGTGGATTTGGTTATCAGGGTGGCGCCGGAAGAGGCAGAGGCGCCAGCAGGGAAGGTATCGGCGTAGAGCTGAAA
The Chitinophaga sp. MM2321 DNA segment above includes these coding regions:
- a CDS encoding homoserine kinase gives rise to the protein MDCIKVFAPGTVANVACGFDVIGLAMDAPGDEMILRRSSEPGIRITAIHGADLPTDPAKNVASVAVQALLQKYEQPDLGIEIEIFKKIHPGSGIGSSAASSAGAVVGVNHLLGEPFTKKQLVRFAMEGERLACGSAHADNVAPAILGGFTLVRSYRPLDITSLHTPEELWVTVIHPQIEVKTSDAREILKQKVLMTDAIRQWGNVGALVAALYQEDYDLISRSLEDVIVEPVRAILIPAFYELKLKCKEAGALGGGISGSGPSVFMLSKGEENARNVAAMMDTVYAPLGVDYKIYVSRINTAGVKVID
- the thrA gene encoding bifunctional aspartate kinase/homoserine dehydrogenase I produces the protein MQVLKFGGTSVGSAKAIEQVCQILRHHKPAGKYAIVVSAFGGTTDKLIRCGQLAGEGQEAYKTLLQEIETRHLGTIRELFPITAQSSMISQLKKKLNALENLCDGIFQVGELSLRTLDKVMSYGELISCVIVAEKLKQQGFSAVCKDSRELIVTDKNFGHAAVDFEVTNHNITQYFDQLTADYVVLPGFVANSADGETTTLGRGGSDYTAAIIAAAVQAEALDIWTDVSGMMTADPRLVSQALPIAHISYAEAMELSHFGAKVIYPPTIQPVMDKRIPIRIKNTFAPEDYGTLIQDSEERSFPVTGISGIQHIALLTLEGSGMVGIPGFSKRLFESLLREHINVILITQSSSEHSITVGIHDTDMLMAKTAVDSEFSHEIQEKRIAPLQVEKDLAIVAVVGDKMKNHHGTSGKLFGTLGRNGVNVRAIAQGSTEKNISAVINKTDVKKALNLIHEAFFETPLKQVNLFVAGVGNVGSKLLEQLEQQQHYLQEELGLQIRVAGLANSKNTLVSEYGIGLHDWRNQLAQGGKMDIPAFVEQIKSMNLRNSVFVDNTASSEVAAVYHEFLQHGISVVTCNKIACSSDYAYYKQLKDLARKFNASFLFETNVGAGLPVINTLNDLIRSGDRIHSIEAVLSGSLNFVFNHFVNGASFREVVKAAQDEGYTEPDPRIDLSGKDVMRKILILARESGAAIEMDDITNHSFLPAACLDAPSVAAFYDELDVHATHFRDLYTMASSEGKRLKFVASYAEGKASVGLQSVAADHPFFKLEGKDNIVLYTTSRYQEQPLIVKGAGAGADVTASGIFADIIRSARL
- a CDS encoding homogentisate 1,2-dioxygenase, producing the protein MPHYHKLGQIPHKRHTQFRKPDGTLYSEQLFSTEGFSSHSSLLYHCHPPTEIVKVDEPYSVAPRIAEEKMLKHRSFQGFNIKPVDDFLESRKAVLVNNDLHIVLAAPRKSMVDYFYKNADADEMIFVHEGSGVLKTQYGQLAFGYGDYLVIPRGTIYQVSFATENNRLFIVESFSPLRYPKKYLSKYGQLLEHSPYCERDIRQPQDLETIDQEGDFLIRIKKKGIVYPIHYKHHPFDVIGWDGCEYPFAFSIHDFEPITGRVHQPPPVHQTFEGTNFVVCSFCPRLFDYHPLAVPAPYNHSNIDSDELLYYVDGDFMSRKHVTRGMITLHPAGIPHGPHPGAVAKSIGAKETNELAVMVDTFHPLQITAAALDIEDDNYVMSWAE
- the hppD gene encoding 4-hydroxyphenylpyruvate dioxygenase, whose translation is METAVINSASLNDQHDFLPLNGTDYVEFYVGNAKQAAYYYKTAFGFQAVAYAGPETGVRDRVSYVLVQNKLRFVLTTSLLPDSEISRHVTRHGDGVKALALWVDDARAAYEETVKRGAAPYQEPLIEEDESGEVISSGIHTYGDTVHLFIERKNYHGLFRPGFKALTSSYNPAETGLLYVDHCVGNVGWHEMDTWVEFYERTMGFRNLISFDDSDISTEYSALMSKVMSNGNGRVKFPINEPAEGKKKSQIEEYLDFYGGPGVQHVAIATNDIVKTVKELQSRGVEFLKVPSSYYETLLDRVGKIDEAIAPLQQLGILVDRDDEGYLLQIFTKPIQDRPTVFFEIIQRKGAQSFGKGNFKALFESIEREQALRGNL
- a CDS encoding L,D-transpeptidase family protein; the encoded protein is MKRLIVLVLMMWCAGQTSAQQSFLDNQKMFPKVGEAYREKEELLKKEFAKKGLAYPARYMFVRSFKLDSEMEIWVKNNAADTFQLFKSYRVCTLSGKMGPKRKEGDRQVPEGFYYINDFNPNSNYHLSLGINYPNFSDRILSDAKRPGGEIYIHGNCITVGCIPLTDEFIDEVYILAVNAKNAGQDFIPVHVFPVKFGNVRSMDYLGNVSLTDNSSQQFWVELKTAYDYFEKHHRLPVVLVDDKGKYIM
- a CDS encoding gluconate 2-dehydrogenase subunit 3 family protein — protein: MHRRDAIRNVAILLGTAISASTLSALESCTGSAPKNYELQKPATKALLAEIAETIIPTTNTPGAKAAGVDEFIIVMMNDCYQKKDQEVFLEGLKKIDVASTEKFKKSFMDITPEQRTELLTQIEQERVDYNKRKDKKEGDPTHYFQYLKELTLLGYFTSKPGATEALRYVPVPGKYEGCIPYKKGDKAWAV